The following nucleotide sequence is from Acyrthosiphon pisum isolate AL4f chromosome A2, pea_aphid_22Mar2018_4r6ur, whole genome shotgun sequence.
ACtggaatattatgtttttcaagtaatcacaattttttatactaactatgtacctatacttctTTTCAtggtactataaagtataaagtgtCTCAAACtatgttgattttatattaatgcattttgtGATTAAAGCAGACGCTTGACAACTtttgcttttttaaataatatattttattattatataatttatatgtatcagcaaataatatcataattcataagtattattgtattacatctgtttaaaaagatataataaacataatattaaaaatacattgtaaaatacaattactgTTTTTAGCGCAGTttagtaaaacataaaaaagtcGACACTAGAGGGCACTAACTGTCAGTAAATTCATATGAGTACATTGCATTCATTTGGCCATTACTCATTAAGCTTAACATCTATCGTCGACGAGTAACCATTATATCTTAAACCATGCTACAGCGTTATCTAGATAGATGGATAATTATGttcagtggcgtacatacgAAGGGGGGGTCGGGTTCAATACCCCCCaggaccgaaaaaaaaaaattgtgatattgatgaatttcttattattaatcatccgtgtatacacaaacatacatcatattataatatgactattgagtatacactatactttaccaacaacgaaaaaagatttcataacgaaattatgggtgccgttaatcaatcaaaatagacatttgatcgtacacagtcagttagttgcgtgcggacataaatacatattaatattgtcattatctcgACCGACTCGATCGGACAACGGAGAAAAAAACTGATTACGTTATAATTGTTGAATTTCACGTCTCACGTGAACGACAATATACGGTGaaatagattctatttttatagcagtatcgtaaatgaccatgttaaacattttcgttaaaaaatattatgaaattttcgttcattctgttctattctgctcaggggtggataggcccatggGGAAAAAGGAATTTTTCCTGTGGGGcccccgtctatgtttatgttgaggggcccactcgggtctacacattgtttttttgcacaataaaatattcaccaaataggaatagtttaaatttaaaacaattcatttttttatattaattattatattactaactgttatttttaacaatataataaataataataccacagtcaagaatttgcttacggatctttaacatagtatttaaatttttatcgttaatcgaagaccAAAATATCCTTGTATGTTTctctaaccccccccccccccaccccaccacaatattgagtttttgcaatttttttggccgatatttagtacggaatttgtacaaattttttttcgaagttataCAAGAATTTGTATGGGGGGCTATAGAAACGTTTCTCCACCCCCGCCttatttctaaaactacttatttatatgaaacttcTATGCAAATATTTAGTTCGTAATTTATACGATTTCGTAAGACTTTacgcgaaatttttcaaaaatcccttacaaccggaaaaagcattttcctcattTGCCGTTTTCCCAGCCCCACACCAAACTAAAATTACGGTTTCgcacgaaacattttatttataggtaaaggcgtgttagattgaataagtatctaataCGAGCGAagtgaccaaattttttttcagtttgggtgccccttcaaatatttctctgtaaaataaatactacatatCCACCTCTGATTCTGCCgttggaaaattaattaatgtggtaattaattttaatagggaaGACTTAATGGTCTAGCTATGCTCTCGATCAACAAAAACGATTCAATTATCTACTCTTAATGAAGTGCTGGTTGaactatccaataaaaaaaggatactagaatttttattatacataattaataatataatatatacataatattctgtacatactatgtgcatattaaatagtatttaactgcAATAAGTCatgtaaatctttgtatttgttttgttattttgctcagtggcgccgaagtttttaaaatgtggtcggtcaattttaaaacttcctggcctcaatatcttaattatttaatatagaggtaccctaatatacatttattcataaccATGGTTTAATTATACTCATGTtcatattaaagttataaagtaaataaaatatggccggtcggccacattttttaaaaatgaggtCGGGCCACCGCCCGACGTCACCATGGACTTCGGTGCCACTAATtttgcctattaatatttatacgtttaatgtgtttgattgttaggaaaatgggtagttttaaagagaaggttttagtgttggttattttttttgacaattgtATTGTCAAAAAGTATGTTAACAAATTTGAGATGGGTAGTATTACCACTTACCTacttttatctaaatatttagtcTTTCTCGatatttttaagctttaaaaaaaataatttttactcacacttaaatacacataattttaacgCGATTAATGTAATCCTCGGTAGTATAGTGGTAAGTATCCCCGCCTGTCACGCGGGAGACCGGGGTTCGATTCCCCGCCGGGGAGggaaattttttgtatttttatacagtttttatttataatttagtttgttCGTACCAATGTTTTGgacaaacagtaaaatatatttatattaattatttatatagggcTGTATATAAACAATTACGTTATCTTATCAATCATGTGTTATCACTAATTGGTGGTCCAACAAATAACGAATACTGCTTTAGTTTGCTACGTTTTCACTGTTTTCAGCTTtgaattaatttgttgtttgttaataaattcgttattattatttaaaatgccgACTATTTGTGCCGTTTTCGGTTGTGTCAACAAAACCTTGGATAAATCGTTGTCATTTTATCGATTTCCAAAGGTTAAAGTGAATGCTGCCTCCGATTTAAGgacacaaatattaaaacagaGAACAGCGTGGCTTAACGCATTACACAGAACTGATGTTCGTGATAGTCAGTTGAAGAACATGAGGATTTGTTCAGTTCATTTTAAatctggtaaatattttattggaaataaaCAATAGTTACTTAGTTGCTGTTTTGGTACTTGTCTTTGACTAATATGCTACCTATTCATCTACAGACTACAATTAATAATCATACTTGTACAACTGAGACTGACTTTACATAGTAGGGACTATAAGACCTATTTAATCTATAGACTAACACATTAGTGATTATGTGcactaacttaaaaataaattaataataactataatctataagTACCTTTAGCTGCtgtataagttaaattttttcataatattactacactacaaaatattaggttgatagcatattattaaacaagtatattattataaattatgatttttttttattcaaattatattattttaaggtaaACCAGCCAATtacaatgatgaaaaaaatccAGATTGGATACCAACCTTAAGCATGGGCTATAACTCTGGaagaagtaaataattttatcatatttcttttctaaatttttaattaactattatttttttttcatattaggtAAAGCGACTACTCCTGCAATTAAAAGGTATAATCGTGCAAGTAGAAGAATGGAATTAAAACCTTTGCAATTGTTTCCAAACACTGTACAATTAAATGTGGTCGATTCTTCTGAACACAGTATGATCATTGATGTACCAAATGATATATCGAATAATGCTACTGAAGAAAGTGGAACAGCCTGTAATACTGACCTTAAGTTAAATGATATCAACGAGTTGGAGAATTTACGAGATAAGTGTTCTGAATTACAAAATCAAGTagattattttaacttaagtgAAAAAGCATTTATTGGGCGggaaaaaatgttaacttattATACAGGACTGGAATCAATGgctgtttttaatttagtattggATCAAATTAAACATGGACTAACTGCTAATAATCAGAGATTAAACgaatttcaaaaacttttattgTGTCTAATGAAATTAAGATTAAATGTTCCATTTACTGATTTAGGATATAGATTTAATGTAACATGTTCAACAGCatcaaatattttcaggaaagtGATCATATTGTTAGAAcacatgtttaaaaatttaatatattggcCAGAGAGGGAAGCGCTACGCAGTACAATGCCaagatcattttttaatatatttggcaATTCAGTTGCtgttattattgattgttttgaGATTGCTATAGAAAAGCCATCAAATTTAAAAGCAAGGGCACAAACATGGtcatcatacaaaaataaaaatactgtaaaatatcttaTAGCTATAACTCCCCAGGGAAGTATTTCATATATATCAGATGGTTGGGGTGGTAGAGTTAGCGATAAACATATAACTGAaaattgtaactttttaaataatttaat
It contains:
- the LOC100168507 gene encoding uncharacterized protein LOC100168507 — its product is MPTICAVFGCVNKTLDKSLSFYRFPKVKVNAASDLRTQILKQRTAWLNALHRTDVRDSQLKNMRICSVHFKSGKPANYNDEKNPDWIPTLSMGYNSGRSKATTPAIKRYNRASRRMELKPLQLFPNTVQLNVVDSSEHSMIIDVPNDISNNATEESGTACNTDLKLNDINELENLRDKCSELQNQVDYFNLSEKAFIGREKMLTYYTGLESMAVFNLVLDQIKHGLTANNQRLNEFQKLLLCLMKLRLNVPFTDLGYRFNVTCSTASNIFRKVIILLEHMFKNLIYWPEREALRSTMPRSFFNIFGNSVAVIIDCFEIAIEKPSNLKARAQTWSSYKNKNTVKYLIAITPQGSISYISDGWGGRVSDKHITENCNFLNNLIPGDVVLADRGFTINESVGFHCATLKTPAFTKGLPQLHPCSVEETRKIASVRIHVERIIGLTRSKFKILNGPVQITTLKHQDDETCLLDSIVTVCCALINMCSSVVPLS